The genomic DNA GCTTGATCATGGCCATCCAAATTTGTTTACCTTTTCTGTTCAAAAGCAAGCGGAAACAAAATGGACGGCGGTAATTGATGCCAATATCTTTTTCGACTTGTTTAGCGACGAAAGCGAAGAATCGAAAGCACTGTTAGCAGATTGGCTTAAGGATGATTTGGAATTGTGCGTAGCGCCTGAAATTTTTAACGATATTGATCGTTCAGATAATTCAGAAAATAGAAAAAAGATGAAGGAGGCGGCGAAAAACTTTTCTACCTTGCCAGTCTCAAACGACTTAATAACCGAAACTCAAAAAAGTCTTAAAAAGTATTTCCCCAAAGATTTAACAGATAGCGATCGTTCGGATATAAATCATCTTAGTCAAGCAATCTGCTCGGACGCTGATTTTTTTGTTACTAGAGATCAAGTTTTGCTGGATAACGCTGTAAAAATAAAAGAAGAGTTTCCGATAGAAATTGTTCGTCCGTCAGATTTAATCATCAAGCTAGATGAACTTTTACACTTGAAAAATTATTATCCTTCACGTTTGGCCGGGACAAGCTTGAGCACGAAAAGCATTACAAGTGGAGAACAGGATTCAGTCTTCTCCGAGTTTAGGAATCCAATAGGGGGAGAAACAAAAAGTGATTTTTTACAAAAGCTGAGGAAATACTTAGCAGACCCGCAGACCTTTAGGTGTTCAATCGTTCAGGACGCCTTAAAACCTTTAGCTTTTTTTGTTCTAGATAGATCTGAAAAAAATAAACTGATAATACGGTTTTTGCGATGCAAGCAAAATAACCTTTCTTTGACTCTGTTGCGCCATCTGTTGTTTCATTTTTTAAAAATTTGCGTGACTGAAAAACGTGCTTGTCTTGTTATTTCGGATAACTATTTATCGGGACATGTTGAAAGAGAATTATCGAAAGACAAATTTGTAAAGCATGGAAATGATTGGCACAAATTACTTTTCGACTTCGTTGGTGACTATAAACAGATAAATAATAAATTGAAAACACTTGTCTCTTCTGGGGTGGTCGACCGAAAAATATTTAAAGATCACATCTCTGTTTTGAAAAGAAAAAATATTTTCAAAGATAATCGATCGATCAATGAGCTTCAAAAATTATTTTGGCCATTAAAAATTGAGAGTAAAGACTCCAACATTTATTTGGTTCCCATTAGGCCCAGATGGGCTAAGGATTTATTTGACGAAAATATCGCTAATGAAGATCTCTTTGGCGCCAAAAAGGAATTAGCTCTAAGTCGAGAGCAAGTTTATTATCGCTCTGCTCGCCCTTCGGGGATCAAAGCTCCCGGTGGCATTTTGTGGTATGTGAGCGAAGACAAAGGCTATAGTGGCACAAGTTGCATACGAGCATTTTCAATTCTTGATTCTGTGGAAATCGCAAAACCCAAAGACCTTTTTAAAAAATATGAACGGCTTGGGATTTACAGCTGGAAAGATGTTTTTAAAACAGCAAAAGCAAATATTGGGAATGACGTTATGGCCATTAAATTTTCCGAAACAGAACTTTTTAAGAATCCCATCCCAATGAAAGATCTTTCAAAAATTCTTTCCCGAAGAGGAAAAGGTCTTTTGCTACAGTCGCCACTGAAAATCACGAACGACGTCTTTTTGGAAATTTATAGATTAGGGTGTGGAGAATGATCGGTAAGCCAAATAAAGAAAAAGTTCTGCTCTTATCGATAAAGCCGAAATATGCTAATAAAA from bacterium includes the following:
- a CDS encoding PIN domain-containing protein codes for the protein MANNTMKNIKPKLITIDETSKHLDEVKELGRKNSSTLGFFPDGAFLDHAHKKRILGVIIGNEFAGYLLYRVSKNSVKIVHLCIKETFRGKNLSKVLIDQLKNETLMFRGIALRCRRDFPANKMWPKLGFTAISEKAGRSLEQKTLTLWWLDHGHPNLFTFSVQKQAETKWTAVIDANIFFDLFSDESEESKALLADWLKDDLELCVAPEIFNDIDRSDNSENRKKMKEAAKNFSTLPVSNDLITETQKSLKKYFPKDLTDSDRSDINHLSQAICSDADFFVTRDQVLLDNAVKIKEEFPIEIVRPSDLIIKLDELLHLKNYYPSRLAGTSLSTKSITSGEQDSVFSEFRNPIGGETKSDFLQKLRKYLADPQTFRCSIVQDALKPLAFFVLDRSEKNKLIIRFLRCKQNNLSLTLLRHLLFHFLKICVTEKRACLVISDNYLSGHVERELSKDKFVKHGNDWHKLLFDFVGDYKQINNKLKTLVSSGVVDRKIFKDHISVLKRKNIFKDNRSINELQKLFWPLKIESKDSNIYLVPIRPRWAKDLFDENIANEDLFGAKKELALSREQVYYRSARPSGIKAPGGILWYVSEDKGYSGTSCIRAFSILDSVEIAKPKDLFKKYERLGIYSWKDVFKTAKANIGNDVMAIKFSETELFKNPIPMKDLSKILSRRGKGLLLQSPLKITNDVFLEIYRLGCGE